In Flavobacterium sp. CBA20B-1, one DNA window encodes the following:
- a CDS encoding MBL fold metallo-hydrolase, protein MKLHAIEAGNFKLDGGAMFGVVPKVLWNKTNPADANNQIDLAARCLLIEDGNRLILIDTGMGNKQSDKFFGFYNMWGDYSLEKSLQEKGFHKDDITDVFLTHLHFDHCGGAVSWNETRTGYVPTFKNATYWSNENHWNWATKPNPREKASFLSENILPLHESGQLKFIETSNNPLEQHADLNFGVLFVDGHTEKQMIPHIKYQDKTIVFCADLLPTAGHIPLPYVMGYDTRPLLTLGEKEQFLKLAAANNYYLYLEHDAHNPIITVQETEKGVRLNQIFAINDIL, encoded by the coding sequence ATGAAACTTCATGCCATAGAAGCAGGAAATTTTAAACTAGACGGCGGGGCAATGTTTGGCGTGGTGCCAAAAGTGCTTTGGAACAAAACCAACCCCGCCGATGCGAATAACCAAATTGATCTGGCTGCCCGTTGCCTTTTAATAGAAGATGGAAACCGATTAATTTTGATTGATACCGGTATGGGCAACAAACAGTCCGATAAATTTTTTGGTTTTTACAATATGTGGGGTGATTATAGTTTAGAAAAATCTTTGCAAGAAAAAGGTTTTCATAAAGACGATATTACCGACGTGTTTTTAACCCATTTGCATTTTGATCATTGCGGTGGTGCCGTTTCGTGGAATGAAACACGCACGGGATATGTGCCTACTTTTAAAAACGCCACGTATTGGAGCAACGAAAACCACTGGAATTGGGCCACAAAACCAAATCCGCGCGAAAAAGCCTCTTTTTTATCAGAAAACATTTTGCCGTTGCACGAAAGTGGTCAATTAAAATTTATTGAAACATCAAACAACCCTTTGGAGCAGCACGCCGATTTGAATTTCGGTGTATTGTTTGTAGATGGGCATACCGAAAAACAAATGATTCCGCATATTAAATACCAAGACAAAACCATTGTTTTTTGTGCCGATTTACTGCCTACTGCCGGACATATTCCGTTGCCGTATGTTATGGGATACGACACCCGACCATTGCTTACTTTGGGCGAAAAAGAGCAGTTTTTAAAACTCGCCGCAGCAAACAATTATTATTTATATCTGGAACACGATGCCCACAATCCCATTATCACCGTACAAGAAACCGAAAAAGGCGTTCGTCTGAACCAAATTTTTGCAATTAACGATATTTTATAA
- the rnpA gene encoding ribonuclease P protein component yields MNHTYPKTEKLKRKKYIDLLFSEGRTVTKYPLRLVYVPVKDLEVPLQMGVSVSKRYFKKAVDRNYFKRVLRECYRLNKELLLNDLKEPYVMMFFYQTKERLPYQEIETKTQQLFEKFVTTIQKTP; encoded by the coding sequence ATGAACCACACCTATCCCAAAACCGAAAAATTGAAACGGAAAAAGTATATCGATTTGCTTTTTTCGGAAGGACGCACGGTAACCAAATATCCGTTGCGCTTGGTGTATGTGCCTGTGAAAGATTTAGAAGTGCCCTTACAAATGGGTGTTTCGGTTTCCAAAAGATATTTTAAAAAAGCGGTTGACCGCAATTATTTTAAACGAGTTCTACGTGAATGCTACCGTTTAAACAAAGAATTGCTACTGAACGATTTAAAAGAACCTTATGTAATGATGTTCTTTTACCAAACCAAAGAACGCCTGCCCTACCAAGAAATTGAAACAAAAACCCAACAGCTTTTTGAAAAGTTTGTTACCACCATACAAAAAACACCCTGA
- a CDS encoding T9SS type A sorting domain-containing protein encodes MKKILFTIILFVYSCYIAAQVLYTENFDNYTLGNVATDFSGQTPGQGGWHTLFGSLNTNATAANFQIENETNKGKVLTITTGPVGSHGTNRMFKKNFDVLWNQRTQGNNVLKFEIEIFVPNYPGNPSIPFAVVSTITLYTTKPKILAGFLYNHFDGLLRGVSSNGLVSYSPFHLTPTNNFLYTPDNQWYQLFFFIDYDNNKAYVEIPKLGIVKKVDVFDKLTPPDTMSNYPPTELNLDIGKNIDAVQEQPSFLKYDNIKITALKSVPPHLLTADNFLAEKFNLYPNPANSMVNITNAENMQIQQITVYDVAGKQLSTQTYNNETEIQLNIEHFASGTYMLHLQTNQGTAVKKLVKK; translated from the coding sequence ATGAAAAAAATACTATTCACAATAATCCTGTTTGTTTATAGCTGTTATATAGCTGCCCAAGTACTCTACACCGAAAACTTTGATAACTACACATTAGGAAATGTTGCTACCGATTTTTCTGGTCAAACGCCTGGTCAGGGCGGATGGCATACTTTATTTGGCTCATTGAACACAAATGCTACAGCAGCAAATTTTCAAATAGAAAACGAAACCAATAAAGGAAAAGTGTTAACCATTACAACCGGACCGGTAGGGAGCCATGGTACTAACAGAATGTTCAAAAAAAATTTTGATGTGCTTTGGAACCAGCGCACACAAGGGAATAATGTTTTGAAGTTTGAAATTGAAATATTTGTACCAAACTATCCGGGTAATCCTTCAATCCCTTTTGCGGTAGTTAGCACAATAACTCTTTATACCACAAAACCAAAAATTTTGGCTGGGTTTCTTTATAATCATTTTGACGGGCTTTTAAGGGGTGTAAGCTCAAATGGATTAGTATCGTACTCTCCGTTTCATTTGACCCCAACTAATAATTTTTTGTATACACCTGATAACCAATGGTATCAACTGTTTTTTTTTATTGATTATGATAATAACAAAGCGTATGTTGAGATACCTAAATTGGGAATTGTAAAAAAAGTAGATGTTTTTGATAAGCTAACCCCACCAGATACGATGAGTAATTATCCGCCAACCGAACTAAATCTTGATATAGGAAAAAATATAGATGCTGTTCAAGAACAACCATCCTTTTTAAAATACGATAATATCAAAATAACGGCATTAAAAAGCGTGCCACCACACTTGTTAACCGCAGATAATTTTTTGGCAGAAAAATTTAATCTATACCCCAACCCGGCAAACAGCATGGTAAACATCACCAACGCCGAGAATATGCAAATACAACAAATCACGGTTTATGATGTTGCAGGTAAACAGTTAAGCACCCAAACCTATAACAACGAAACCGAAATACAATTAAACATAGAACATTTTGCAAGCGGCACGTATATGCTGCACTTGCAAACCAACCAAGGCACAGCGGTTAAGAAACTGGTGAAGAAATAG
- a CDS encoding DUF4349 domain-containing protein — translation MKKYIFWVFAFNSLLIIACKNNETATEDAVEVTEIELPEYEPREYNAVYDAELSSEEMAQVQEPTPNENNVQNEVSFAKKIIKSATVKYQVDDLEEEKNKLVRETNALKGFVVSEIADATYNNPQIAFQLNIPSEHFDGFITSLEKDVAYFDLKEIKREDVTRDYVDVATRLKNQRALEARYLELLKQAKNVTEILEIEEKLHQVRLEIELSENRLRLYDRQVQYSSVSLTIFKEMPHAKSPDRTIGYKTKNAFIGGFENFVDSLIDILYLWPFFLIILILGLWFLVKYKKYKKNQSKFN, via the coding sequence ATGAAAAAGTATATTTTTTGGGTGTTTGCATTCAACAGTTTGTTGATCATCGCATGTAAAAACAACGAAACGGCTACCGAAGATGCCGTCGAGGTTACCGAGATTGAATTGCCGGAATATGAGCCACGCGAGTATAATGCGGTGTATGATGCCGAACTATCTTCAGAAGAAATGGCTCAAGTTCAAGAGCCAACACCTAACGAGAACAATGTGCAGAACGAAGTTTCTTTTGCTAAAAAAATCATTAAATCGGCAACGGTTAAATATCAAGTAGATGATTTAGAAGAAGAAAAAAACAAACTGGTTCGCGAAACCAATGCTTTAAAAGGTTTTGTAGTTTCTGAAATTGCCGATGCTACTTACAACAATCCGCAAATTGCTTTTCAGCTTAATATTCCTTCGGAACATTTCGATGGGTTTATTACTTCTCTTGAAAAAGACGTAGCTTATTTTGATTTAAAGGAAATTAAGCGCGAAGATGTTACCCGTGATTACGTGGATGTAGCCACTCGCTTAAAAAACCAAAGGGCATTAGAAGCACGCTATTTAGAGTTGTTGAAACAAGCAAAAAACGTTACCGAAATTTTAGAAATCGAAGAGAAACTTCACCAAGTGCGATTAGAAATTGAGCTTTCAGAAAACCGCCTACGGTTGTATGATCGGCAAGTGCAATACAGTTCCGTTTCGCTTACTATTTTTAAAGAAATGCCACACGCAAAATCGCCCGATCGCACTATTGGATACAAAACCAAAAATGCGTTTATCGGTGGTTTTGAAAATTTTGTAGATTCATTAATAGATATTTTATACCTTTGGCCGTTTTTTTTAATTATTCTTATTTTGGGGCTATGGTTTTTAGTAAAATATAAGAAATATAAAAAAAATCAATCTAAATTTAA